A single genomic interval of Acidovorax sp. 1608163 harbors:
- a CDS encoding MBL fold metallo-hydrolase: protein MLHYLTVPVTAFQQNASILWCDATHQAAIIDPGGDLDVLLAEVERLGLTLSQIWLTHAHIDHAGGTGELAQRLQLPIVGPHPGDQFWIDGLAQQSAMFGFPPAQPFTPTRWLHDGDTVQLGHETLNVRHCPGHTPGHVVFHAPQIDRAFVGDVLFAGSIGRTDFPQGNHQQLIDSITQRLWPMGDQTVFIPGHGPESTFGRERRSNPYVGNT from the coding sequence ATGCTCCACTACCTGACCGTTCCTGTGACGGCGTTTCAACAGAACGCGTCGATCCTCTGGTGCGATGCCACCCACCAGGCGGCCATCATCGACCCGGGCGGCGACCTGGATGTGCTGCTGGCCGAGGTCGAGCGCCTGGGCCTCACGCTCTCGCAGATCTGGCTCACCCACGCCCACATCGACCACGCAGGCGGCACGGGCGAGCTGGCGCAGCGCCTGCAGCTGCCCATCGTGGGGCCGCACCCGGGTGACCAGTTCTGGATTGACGGGCTGGCGCAGCAAAGCGCGATGTTTGGCTTTCCGCCCGCGCAGCCCTTCACGCCCACGCGCTGGCTGCACGACGGCGACACGGTGCAACTGGGCCACGAGACGCTGAACGTGCGCCACTGCCCCGGCCACACGCCAGGGCACGTGGTGTTCCATGCGCCGCAGATTGACCGGGCGTTTGTGGGCGATGTGCTGTTTGCCGGCAGCATCGGCCGCACGGACTTCCCCCAGGGCAACCACCAGCAACTCATCGACAGCATCACCCAGCGCCTGTGGCCCATGGGCGACCAGACCGTGTTCATCCCAGGCCACGGCCCCGAAAGCACCTTCGGGCGCGAGCGCCGCAGCAACCCCTACGTGGGCAACACCTGA
- a CDS encoding DUF1513 domain-containing protein produces MTFPSMNRRTLLSGTAMAALGAAGALGLAPGRALALGADASTTLIGAAWRGPKATDTHYAGVLAADWERKQLTIRYAVALPSRPHGLVPQADGGLLANCVRPGTWLLRCDGAGKVAEHIKLDRDQDAVLLSGHTVPSPDGATLYTTEINYRTGRGHIGVRDATTLRKQDEWDSGGIDPHQPVLDTQGHLLVANGGVLRNLADAKYDLQRMESALVRIDTHTGRIAQRWVLDDPRLSMRHIAWSTSATAATSDAPRRLGVAMQAEHEDPARRAAAPILAVLEGDQLSVPSRVNDGHGYAGDITPAYNGGFAVSSNKAGLAQLWHPSMPDKLSAIVQLQEAYALTAWAGPQPGGGVLVATAPGLVRWHPSAKPAFLPWPEPMALDNHWVLMG; encoded by the coding sequence ATGACCTTCCCCTCCATGAACCGCCGCACCCTGCTCTCTGGCACCGCCATGGCCGCCCTGGGCGCTGCGGGGGCCCTGGGCCTGGCCCCCGGGCGCGCCCTGGCGCTGGGCGCCGATGCCAGCACCACGCTGATCGGCGCCGCCTGGCGCGGCCCCAAGGCCACCGACACCCACTACGCGGGCGTGCTGGCCGCCGACTGGGAGCGCAAGCAGCTCACCATCCGCTACGCCGTGGCCCTGCCCTCGCGCCCGCACGGGCTGGTGCCGCAGGCAGACGGCGGCCTGCTCGCCAACTGCGTACGCCCCGGCACCTGGCTGCTGCGCTGCGATGGCGCGGGCAAGGTGGCAGAGCACATCAAGCTCGACCGTGACCAGGACGCCGTGCTGCTCAGCGGCCACACGGTGCCATCGCCCGACGGCGCCACCCTCTACACCACCGAGATCAACTACCGCACCGGGCGCGGCCACATCGGCGTGCGCGATGCCACCACCTTGCGCAAACAGGACGAGTGGGACAGCGGCGGCATCGACCCCCACCAACCCGTGCTGGACACGCAAGGCCACCTGCTGGTGGCCAACGGCGGCGTGCTGCGCAACCTGGCCGACGCCAAGTACGACCTGCAGCGCATGGAATCGGCCCTGGTGCGCATCGACACCCACACGGGCCGCATCGCCCAGCGCTGGGTGCTGGACGACCCGCGCCTGAGCATGCGCCACATCGCCTGGAGCACGTCCGCCACGGCCGCTACCTCGGATGCCCCCCGCCGCCTGGGCGTGGCCATGCAGGCCGAGCACGAAGACCCCGCCCGCCGCGCCGCCGCGCCCATCCTGGCCGTGCTGGAGGGCGACCAGCTGAGCGTGCCCAGCCGTGTGAACGACGGCCACGGCTACGCGGGCGACATCACCCCGGCCTACAACGGCGGCTTTGCGGTGTCGAGCAACAAGGCCGGGCTGGCGCAACTGTGGCACCCCAGCATGCCCGACAAGCTCTCGGCCATCGTGCAACTGCAAGAGGCCTACGCCCTGACCGCCTGGGCCGGGCCCCAACCCGGCGGCGGCGTGCTGGTGGCCACCGCCCCGGGCCTGGTGCGCTGGCACCCCAGCGCCAAGCCCGCCTTTCTGCCCTGGCCCGAACCCATGGCGCTGGACAACCACTGGGTGCTGATGGGGTAA
- a CDS encoding catecholate siderophore receptor Fiu — protein MARIRSPHHTVPLHLLALAIAALPGVIQAQTAEKSLPETTIRSEATVPYKTDRLANPKLTQPLVDIPQTISVINSEVIREQGAASLMDALRNTPGITMQLGEGGNTSAGDTFQLRAFSTQTATFIDGIRDLGAITRDIFNIDQVEVVKGPAGTDIGRGAASGYINLISKLPTRTDQYGVTTTVNTANNKRVTADLNKQLGETSAARLNLMGQAGGVEGRNVVENNGYAIAPSFAWGLGTPTRIYLYSQHVRQDNVPDGGISTIGMPGFYNAAAQVNAGARVNRENFYGSKDNYEKVDADMVTAKFEHDLGGGTVVRNIARAGTTQMDRRLTSVGAITATNLANPSSWTAARSLQRTDQTNDVLANLTNVTSQFSTGSVKHTLSAGLEFMHERQKNLGFGTAAQTINGVTYAAVNAPAANLYAPNASDALGVPYRTGADTDGSTNTAALYAFDTLQLNEQWQLNGGLRFEHYRTKTDASTIVTTSNLTSYPGYAAGSLAPSALSTSGNLTSWKLGALYKPAANGSIYASLANSLTPPGGSNFALSSTSTNQNNAALDPQETRNIELGTKWELLDNRLNLSAAVFRTENDKQISYDAVTGIYTQYGKTRVQGIELAAVGQITNFWQVSAGIAKTQTKALGQNSISGTTVTNTDSVRWSPDLTATAWTSYTWGAFTLGGGARYVSDQKRVVTAGTALNVSNMPKIPSYWVTDLMAAYKVNRNVNLRLNIYNLFDKEYISTLNNNGARMVLGAPRSASLTAEFLF, from the coding sequence ATGGCGCGCATCCGCAGCCCCCATCACACCGTTCCACTGCATCTGCTGGCACTTGCCATTGCGGCCCTGCCCGGCGTCATCCAGGCCCAGACGGCTGAAAAAAGCCTGCCGGAGACGACGATCCGCTCCGAGGCCACCGTCCCCTACAAAACCGACCGGCTGGCCAACCCCAAGCTCACGCAGCCGCTGGTGGACATCCCCCAAACCATCTCCGTCATCAATTCCGAAGTGATTCGCGAGCAAGGCGCTGCATCGCTGATGGACGCGCTGCGCAACACCCCCGGCATCACCATGCAGCTGGGCGAAGGCGGCAACACCTCAGCGGGTGACACCTTCCAGCTGCGGGCGTTCTCGACGCAGACCGCCACCTTCATCGACGGCATCCGCGACCTGGGCGCCATCACGCGCGACATCTTCAACATCGACCAGGTGGAAGTGGTGAAGGGCCCCGCAGGCACCGACATTGGCCGGGGCGCGGCCTCGGGCTACATCAACCTGATCTCCAAGCTGCCCACCCGCACCGACCAGTACGGGGTGACCACCACCGTGAACACCGCCAACAACAAGCGCGTGACGGCAGACCTGAACAAGCAGCTGGGCGAGACATCGGCCGCGCGCCTGAACCTCATGGGCCAGGCCGGTGGCGTGGAAGGCCGCAACGTGGTGGAGAACAACGGCTACGCCATCGCGCCTTCGTTCGCCTGGGGCCTGGGCACACCCACGCGCATCTACCTGTACTCGCAGCACGTGCGCCAGGACAACGTGCCCGATGGCGGCATCTCCACCATCGGCATGCCGGGCTTTTACAACGCTGCAGCCCAGGTCAACGCCGGCGCCAGGGTCAACCGCGAGAACTTCTACGGCAGCAAGGACAACTACGAAAAGGTCGACGCCGACATGGTGACGGCCAAGTTTGAGCACGACCTGGGCGGCGGCACCGTGGTGCGCAACATTGCGCGCGCGGGCACCACCCAGATGGACCGCCGCCTGACCAGCGTGGGCGCCATCACCGCCACCAATCTGGCCAACCCCAGCAGCTGGACGGCGGCGCGGTCATTGCAGCGCACCGACCAGACCAACGACGTGCTGGCCAACCTGACCAACGTGACCAGCCAGTTCAGCACCGGCAGCGTCAAACACACCCTGTCGGCCGGGCTGGAGTTCATGCACGAGCGCCAGAAGAATCTGGGCTTTGGCACCGCCGCGCAAACCATCAACGGCGTGACCTACGCCGCCGTGAACGCACCGGCCGCCAACCTGTACGCCCCCAACGCCAGCGACGCGCTGGGCGTGCCCTACCGCACCGGCGCCGACACCGATGGCAGCACCAACACGGCCGCGCTGTACGCCTTCGATACGCTGCAGCTGAACGAGCAGTGGCAGCTCAATGGTGGCCTGCGTTTTGAGCACTACCGCACCAAGACCGACGCCAGCACCATCGTCACCACCAGCAACCTGACCAGCTACCCCGGCTACGCTGCAGGCTCGCTGGCGCCATCGGCGCTGAGCACCTCGGGCAACCTCACCAGCTGGAAGCTGGGCGCGCTGTACAAGCCTGCGGCCAACGGCAGCATCTACGCCTCCCTGGCCAACTCGCTCACGCCGCCTGGCGGCTCCAACTTCGCGCTGTCGTCCACCTCCACCAACCAGAACAACGCCGCGCTGGACCCGCAAGAGACCCGCAACATCGAGCTGGGCACCAAGTGGGAACTGCTGGACAACCGTCTGAACCTGAGCGCCGCCGTGTTCCGCACCGAGAACGACAAGCAGATCTCGTACGACGCGGTCACCGGCATCTACACCCAGTACGGCAAGACCCGCGTGCAGGGCATCGAGCTGGCCGCCGTGGGCCAGATCACCAACTTCTGGCAGGTGTCGGCAGGCATTGCCAAAACGCAGACCAAGGCCCTGGGGCAGAACAGCATCAGCGGCACCACGGTGACCAACACCGACAGCGTGCGCTGGTCGCCCGACCTCACGGCCACCGCCTGGACCTCGTACACCTGGGGCGCCTTCACCCTGGGTGGCGGCGCGCGCTACGTGTCTGACCAAAAGCGCGTGGTCACCGCTGGCACGGCACTCAATGTGTCCAACATGCCCAAGATTCCTTCGTACTGGGTGACCGACCTGATGGCGGCCTACAAGGTCAACCGCAACGTCAACCTGCGACTGAACATCTACAACCTGTTCGACAAGGAATACATCAGCACGCTGAACAACAACGGCGCACGCATGGTGCTGGGCGCGCCCCGCTCGGCGTCGTTGACGGCAGAGTTCTTGTTTTAA